Genomic DNA from Oncorhynchus nerka isolate Pitt River linkage group LG17, Oner_Uvic_2.0, whole genome shotgun sequence:
ttttgtgcaaagcaatgatgatggcacgtgtttccttgcaggtaaccatggttgacagaggaagaacaatgattccaagcaccacccaccttttgaagcttccagtctgttatttgaactcaatcagcatggcagagtgatctccagccttgtcctcgtcaacactcacacctgtgttaacgagagaatcactgacatgatgtcagctgctccttttgtggcagggctgaaatgcagtggaattgttttttgggggggggattcagttcatttgcatggcaaatagcgactttgcaattaattgcaattcatctgatcactcttcataacattctggagtatatgcaaattgccatcatacagactgaggcagcagactttgaaaattaatatttgtgtcattctcaaaacgtttggccatgactgtagacTAAGGATATGTaatttgatgttgaaatgttgaagttgaaatggtgctggaatagtggaggcagctcctgttttctttgcgacttgcggtaactctccgtggatctaaatcaatagttgttcagTGGTCCGAAAATGTCTTAAACATTAACTtccttgaccatgctgtagttcATGTAaatgtttgttacatgcaatatgctttgtgtacttggacagaggttgctctccggttttatGATgtaacaaaggtgtggttgaatttattctgccactgtcttaTCGTTTcatcctttaggcctatatacagTATCACGGTCACAaggtgaactaacaggttatagagcaaacaatgaAATTATCATAACTTAAAGGTTGTAATATGTCCTTTttttggcttccccagtgattttacccacacaccgctACTGAACTAAACTCTCTCTCAGTTCACACTCAGATACTGTTGTGTATTTTGGGCTGCGTTTACACTGGTAGTCCAATTCCCTTGCACTGATTTTGAAGTCGCAGGCAGCGCTACCTCATCAAGAGACCACACCATGTATCCAACATTCAcaccctggctcaaccctaaccctagctataaccttaaccctaaactcaTGTCAACACCCTGGCTCAATGCTCACCCTATACTCTTAgaaaaagtgctatctagaacctaaaagggttcttcagctgtccccataagagaacactttgaagaacccttttgtgttccatgtagaaccctttccatggagggttttacatggaaccccaaatggttctacctgaaaccaaaacgGGTTTtacctggaaacaaaaagggggacagccaaagaacccttttggaacccttttttctaagagtgtagccaTAATCTTAACCTCATGTCCACAACCCAGCtcaatgcaaaaaaacacattaaAAGAACACTGAGTCCTTTTTGCAAGCACGGACACTCACGACATTCAAACAGACATCTGACAAAGACCTCAAAAAGTCCGAACTCTTTAAAATACTTATTTATTACAATAGAACGTTGTATACCCGTTGACATTATATTAAATCCCAAACATGCATATTATTTATCTGCGTTCTAATGAACATACATTCAGACCTGCTGCTGGGATCATcagtgtcagatttttaaaatcaGAATAAATACTAAATACCACTTTCCTCACAAGCATATTAGTGTTAAGGTTCTAGGATTGAAATATCAGTTGAAACCCACTGCACTTCTAACAtcacaaataaataaatgaatgctCATTGCACTGCCATTACTGTTCTGGCAAAATATAATGGTCATTGGCCAGAaaatagacatgaaacagatCTCCTCTTGTTCTCTAGATCTTGTGGAGTCCAAAGAAGTTGGCATGATGAGCGTGGCTGAGCATGGCTGGATGGGAGACATTCACATACAGCCAGTCCTGCTTTTCAAGCTTCAGTGTGGATCCCAGGTAACTCCCCGAGGTCCAGACGTGCCCATGAGAGCCTAGGTTGCAGTAGCCCTCCCTGTGCCCCTCCATTAGGGTGAGAGACTTGCGATTCCCTGGCCTTCTTACAAACACAGAGTGAACCAAGGCATCTGTAGGGGTGCAGTGATTGGCTTCAAACTGCACCCGGGAGTAGATGTGGTAGAGCCCAGTCTCGTTGACTTGCAGACCGCCATCCCGATAGACCACGCCCCCCTCTGTGAAGGCCCGCCCCGCCTTTGGCTCCCAACGCAAGGTATTCTGTGAAACATGCTTCTCAATCCGGCCTGAGGGGACAGCAGGGACAGCAGGGAGAATGGCGTTAGAGATGACACTCCACTGGGCCTACATCAGGAGTGCATGCTTAATTCAATTAATCAAGGTCCTGATGTGCAGCTGATTACTAGAATCAGGTATGTCAGAGCAGGGCTGGAGCAAAAGCCTACACCAAAATAAAGTAATTAAACTTTTGATTTGAACTGCACTCAGCCAGAGcaggccctagccttttgggagCCCAAAGCAACATTTTGATGGTGGAGAGAAAAAAAGTTTTAGAGTTCCTTCAAttatatacattttgccatgagttGGAGATTTTGCAGTTTCAGTTTCAACTAAGTTAATTtagccatggggcagagagacaatgttgcagttttacagccaatttcctgcaattctactcatttagCCATAGGATggagatacattttttaaatcatgttaatatgatatctgagtgagagtgactaacaaaatcaatggggggccccctagaggtcagggcccctgggcatgtgccCTTCGTGCCTGGTCGGTAATTCGATCATGATAGCTGGCTAGACCAACTtaccaatacatttttttttaaataggctgacatgggctaatttaGTGACTGacataaaataaaaactgctgatgcacaaccaaatttagaaattgcaccttgtgtattctactattctaactcacaACTGTAATTTGAGAcccacatttttatttatttttggtcTGTGGCCCCGGGGCCCTGAGCGGTCACTTATGTCGCTTAGTGGCTCGGGCCGGCTGTGCCCCCAGCTTACCTATAACATGTGCTGCAGGTCTGCCGGCTGTATTCCCTCTGTTTGGATCGGTCTCTGGAAGGTCACCCACTAGCTTCTCAGGCCCACGACCATCAATCTCAATGTTCATTTCCTGTGACAAAAGAAGAGATAAATCTCATTGCCACTTCACattagcacacacaaacacaagttcTTTCGCATCAatataatatatccacatcacAGATGTTACATGACATTTTGTGGTTAAAGGTGATCAATATAAATGTAGCGCTAAGATACACTGAACATCAGCTCTTCTCTGAACATGTATTATGAGTCAAGGATTTCCTGTAGCACCGCTGGACTGGTGACCACAACTCTGAACAGATTCCGGTCTGGGCTGACGTCTTTAAATGTCACTGCTACTTAATAGTCTGAGATGCAGAGGCAGCAAGAAAACTTGCACAAAAGCCTGTTTTGCCTATTTTCCATCAACACTTTACCTCTGTCTGTCCCCTACCCCTCACCAGTCTCCCACTCCTTTTCCAGTGGTCACAATAATCAGGTGATAATTAAATGGTAGGATGTATCTTTTTTTAGGTTTAGTCTTTTCTTCTTGTTGCTACGATATTGCATGTTGTTACTATATGTCTCTGTTTTTCTCATCAGTAAGTTAAGATGTTTTAGCCAACAACAAAAACAATGAAAGGCAACGAGACACGAAATATGAACTACCACAAATTCCTCAATGCGTCTATTTCATTGATGGTTTTGGCAGAGGATCAGTGCAGAGTCAATTGCAAAGAAAGATGCTGACATCATACAGAAAGAACAATATGAGACAGAGAAGTGACGAAACACAGAGGCCCTTTGATACAAATAGAAATCAGAGAGCAGACTTGCACCAGGAGAACCCCACCCAAACACACACCCTCACCTGTTGTATCCCGTTGAGTTGAGTCTGTAGTTTGATTATCTGGTAGGTACCCAGTCCCAATGCCCCAAACACCAGCAGCAGCAGAAACAGCAGAGCCATAGTCAGGCTCCAGGAGCCAACCCCCCTGCAGCCTCTGCCCCTGCCCCGCTTCATCACTCTCTCTTGGGCAGGAGGAAAGGACCAGCAGGGCAGCATGCCTGGAGGTTGGACCGACGGCTGTGGACCTCTACCACTGTCCACTAGAAACACCTGGGGGTAAGGATAGCCCTGTGTACCACTCATGGTgcaaagtgtgtgagagaggagcgtgagtgtgtgtgtcgccTCTGTGTGCAGGAGATGTGTGCTTCTATCTAAGCATCTCAGTCTTATAAAACTCGGGGACTGGAACCCACAGcttccacccacacacactgggtgGGTCTGTGACAAGCTCACACCACCTCTCACTCACGCTCTCCATCTACTCCTCTCTCAAAAGAAAACTTAGCCAGGTGACTGGTGCTGTGGCAGGACAAGTAGATAATAATGAGCTCATATTAGAGATAAACTCATTTAAACTTTCAAACTTTCACACACTTTcatacatgcatgcacgcacgctcACATGCACACAGACTTGGAAAATGGAAGTAAAAAATGCACTGATAGTTTACTACAGTGTCATTAAAAACTTTGTGAAAACATTGATTTAATCTGCTCTCCAAACCATTGCACacctttatctctctgtctccccttagtTGGGTTTTTGCACAAACATGGTCCCTGACAAATAAACCAAAAAATGAACAACCTTGTTCATCTCAGTGTGGGGCCAGACAAAGAGGACAACCTAGAAAGACTACTTGAGAAAGCCCCTCACATGTACTCACAGCCCTAACCAATTGCAACAGAACTACTTCTGGCGTATGAGGAACATTTGAGTGACATGCAAGTCTGACTGTCAGTTCTGGAAATGGTAAACCTCACAGTACCTTGAAATGATGATGGAATGCCTCCACAGCAATCTGCTTGGAGGCAACAGTAGAGAGTTTTTGTAGAGAGTAGGGGGATTGCTGCTTTTGTCACCTGTATAATTCAAATAAAAAGTCACAGAGAgaattgtgtatgtatgtatatttatatttgtAAACAGTTATGCAGCAGAAAATTATCATTTCAGAAGCAAAAACACACTTCTCAGTGGGAAGTAGAAACAGCCACATGAAAAAGCTTAGAGCCACTGAGCCTGCTTTCATCAGGAGTCTGCTGCTCTTTGTGAGAACCGAGaatggtatggtgtgtgtgtggtctaaCCAAGAGAAGGAAGACATCATCACATCGACTCAGAAGCCCCCAAACCCCTAACGTTTGCTCACCTGGGTTTACAGGAAAgtgacactctgacacacacttgCTCCGCCCTTCTGCACTCAAACAATGGTTTCCAGCACTGTGGCTCCCCTATCCCTGTCCAGACCCTAGCTTTGGACATGCCTGGGATAGCAGGCTGTGTAATCTCtgcccttctctctacctctggttGCTGAGGTTTCTATCAAACTGTTACCTGACATGTTCTGCACAAAGCAACTTTAATGAACATCTTAAGGGAAAAATGATTGATATATGTCAACATTTTAGAACATATCAATTGAAATAGAAAACAAAATGTAATAATTTCAGTCATTTCTATTCATGGTATTTTACCCGTTCCACTACGTTGCACATTTGTTTGTAAGTATTAGGGCGCAATCCTCTGCCCTGGCGTTGCTGATGCATGTCAAGTCTTAAAAGGACTTGATAGGTATTTTaagtgttatgcaggtgagtgaggacccaaaagcggtttaacagaaacagagtcctttaatgtcaaaacacagggaagacatagatcctcttcagatgtattgaatggcaaaatagacaacccacagagagggcgacaaataaatcataaagtccttctgatattacagaagagtccccttcttagcagcagaggagaatagcagggttagcggcgacagactgctggtctctctgggtaggcgcgggttgtagaggacagaggtacctgatcacacgtagcatcagatgaacaggcagattccgacaggacgagacaagggtgaagcaaacgagacgatagtttggttctggcatgagaaactcaaacgagaatctgacaaagacagaagcaggaacagagagagaaatagagaactaatcagagggaaaaaagggaacaggtgggaaaagggtgaacgaggtagttagagaagatcaggaacagctgggggaaggaaaggaagagaaggtaacctaatacgaccagcagggggaaacggagtgaagagaaagaacaggaacaaaacataacatgacaatacatgacattaAGTATCAGCTAACCACGTCATATGTAATAGAAATCTGTCAGTCGATGACACGGTCAAAGACGtggcacgcaaccattggttgatgtatGCAACGTCTGATTAGGGGAACGCAATCCTagacttaagcaataaggcccgagggggtgaggtatatggccaatatacgacggctaagggctgttcttaagcacgactcaatgcggagtgcctggatacagcccttagacgtggcatattggcaatataccacaaaccgctgaggtgccttattgccattataaacgggttaccaacgtaattagaacagcaaaaataaatgtttagtcatacccgtggtatatggtctaATAACCACCCAGTATATAAATCACAATTGACCCTTTGCTAAGCCCCGCACAGGAATTTTGGGCAACCAATCGCAACACTTCAATGGATTGCAACTGTCGTCGAGTCCAACACCAAAGGTGGTGGTAAATTAAGTTAGTTCACTCAGGCCGTTTACCAAtgcaccactgcgacctgtatgctctcgtgggctggccctcgcttcatatttgtcgccaaacccactggctccaggtcatctataagtctttgctaggtaaagccccgccttatctcagctcactggtcaccatagcagcacccacgcGTAGcatacgctccagcaggtatatttcactggtcaccaaaaAAGCTAATTcctctttggctgcctttccttccagttctctgctgccaatgactggaactaactgcaaaaatcactgaagctggaggctcatatctccctcactaactttaagcaccagctgtcagagcagctcacagatcactgcacctgtacatagcccatctgtaaatagcccatccaactagctcatccccatactgttttttattttatttattttgctcctttgcaccccagtatctctacttgcacactcatcttctgcacatctatcactccagtgtttaattgctatattgtaattattttgtcactatggcctatttattgcctttacctccctaatcttagtcatttgcacacactgtatatagacttttttctactgtattattgactgtatgtttgtttattccatgtgtaactctgttgtgtgttgttgtttgtgtcgcactgctttgctttatcttggccaggtcgcagttgtaaatgagaacttgttctcaattagcctacctggtcaaataaaggtgaaatcaaataaaataaatgaaaataaatGTAAGTTCCAGTCTACTTATTTGGTTCCAGTCTCCCTTACCAATGCAAttgcagctgggtctggtctacttAGTTCATTGACTTTCATTGAACCAGAATAAAACAGCAAGTGGGGTGTCTCGCTTCATCTTCCATCTCTGTCCGACTCCGCAGACAAACTCATGTATGAATTGCATGAAAGCCAGTGAGGGCAGTGGGAAAAACAGTTTTCTTCAAAAAATTAATTGTTTAAATGCCTAAGTAATTGAACAGTGCTCCAGGGGTACTTGTGATGAAATGCATAACCTGTTTTTTAAAATCCGAATGTATACTTTTGTTACATTGCTTGCTAGCCAGCAGATCCGACCCGCTTGCTTACAGCTGCACTACGGTTGGACAGGCTTCCAGGGTAGATTAAGACAGGTTTTCccaaaaaacaaaacatgcaccCGAGAGAGCCCCAGGagcgagtttgggaaaccctggatTAAGACACAGCAGCGCCGGCGTGACATATGGCTCAGAAAACTGTTACACCGAGAAGTCGTTCAATCTTCTCGGTGTAACAGTTGGGATATTGTGACAATTCGGAGTACAACGCAATTCTCATCCCTGGATTGAAGTAATATAACTTGCTTTCTCAAAATGTATGTTAGTTTAGCTAAATTGGCtatagagagcaatagtaatggcgtctttttgtaggcactaaatCCGCCATGGTTCGTTGGACAAAGCCTATTGGAAAATGAATGTAGTTTTTGTAGGAATTTTGGATAAACGCTGAAAATAAGGTCTTATGAGATCTCATACATTTTGTTTTgtgagataatcttcatcagctaacAACACTTTTTGTGAATTCTGAAGCATTTATGTAATAAAAAAAGCACATAAAAAGCTTCATAATTCATATAGGTCATGGATCTGACCCTTTTTTTTCCAATTTTCGCCATAAAacaacatacccaaatctaactgcctg
This window encodes:
- the LOC115145481 gene encoding tumor necrosis factor ligand superfamily member 6-like, translating into MSGTQGYPYPQVFLVDSGRGPQPSVQPPGMLPCWSFPPAQERVMKRGRGRGCRGVGSWSLTMALLFLLLLVFGALGLGTYQIIKLQTQLNGIQQEMNIEIDGRGPEKLVGDLPETDPNRGNTAGRPAAHVIGRIEKHVSQNTLRWEPKAGRAFTEGGVVYRDGGLQVNETGLYHIYSRVQFEANHCTPTDALVHSVFVRRPGNRKSLTLMEGHREGYCNLGSHGHVWTSGSYLGSTLKLEKQDWLYVNVSHPAMLSHAHHANFFGLHKI